A portion of the Plodia interpunctella isolate USDA-ARS_2022_Savannah chromosome 4, ilPloInte3.2, whole genome shotgun sequence genome contains these proteins:
- the LOC128669194 gene encoding mucin-2-like isoform X7 — protein sequence MRTVWWCATAVALLAVTSALRTTQVEGASRYNRRQPSPTAADVRSSTEAEPSEAAPTFKPRSSRRQEIPQRAVQTRSQSKRPLQRIDASTEANPSQPRDERNERYDSKRISSRTRSKNIENITTETPKQREPINRSRSRQGIRKTQYSTLQRSTEISSSITDDKSDTVDRIITARKENNADNQFRRRSSSVQTVEAVAPKKLRGRINTRPNARSLDLDVSGTTNGLSSFEKEPTTARNSDLRNSRKLRYKQRLSETDTNLTGEGITASSVVAPVKSSQKNESIPSQSEIQAPVQIVFAETQPTIQSSTETLSSTPASTTTKATKVLKRPLARGKVNFKPSATAPKVPSTDEISEDDNYPESFKALIQAKNASTQASSPSSESLTLKASQKIYKTHATLSQSNTGTSQNKNSRLRHKLNTQDEIKKDEKQEDKIVVTSPEPVKAKKPEFRPRGTYNPRRRKLTSFSPTTVSTNSLDQSTAKPAYKYNRKFKLTTTESPKKETMERSSVESSTSLKKTFVRPTVYYRKSFNRKSSTTERSSEEKSTNSEVSNLKPKIVPRTSYYSRFRNNKNKTSSVEASKEVINDTISVESKTEDNAEMPLIYTLLNNSAKNNTLVSENQIKDNESKEMFIIAVTSKESQEQNIVSETVNAIEENGHKLVISENPTTVKYHAIYKDPDSINRLENVEPTSGSTTPIVRNLQTGRTTRKRTKSYEKDIDIPNTVTPKTREKNIRKYGDSYLKPSEELSSVISSEPDKVKGRFSSKFRASYLDKPFYKPTVPSVTSTTTVEGEEIDLGPDVNAISFTKTRSKLTSADLKLSESLVKPSHIMNVEATHHSPSVTVSIFDALAEILTSTPKPRLSSTTEVSQNQNTNNDVVKPFNGVSNSINVNSVKGFASQDTTSAGANTNAKLVQNTDQTQNVINRLSVGESTQPLNTEDGKFNPVNTLPSTPLSTPTPTTPISARRPFAIKVLYSEQSTDQSTTAPEPTPVNMASTDLPTTVHNTVSDILISSNNIVSSELTSMLSNNIKNIIENMDSDSKTKLSMDMAKLLKTLIPRALDKLATGADNVDIIPNTTPYSLEDIKDTQNIDITNNIDINTSSTNIVQNVMSDIIVNTDSSIGMTVSLTENPTSAVNSPVNTQQTTSTVSVSSSQTTLTTDIMTATTGTTAEFKPSTTNQISSTTSSALQGTDSVDINSSTIANRPVPIPFLSNFRLWEETTTTPVIPISTLSLPSINNNRPKQNLSPLQIWVLSKKARVLKMIEDLIRQHNNEIATATPVTDLIQTNNIPLSNRLTKIMNSFTSTTESNDSTNETNDPTSSTTIPSSVNPLTISKTPNMASSSTNSGVDQETISTTTLPLATTSETSVLSQIGAIETTTMATILNNIESTTITSTTDEILQTTDKILNRNIDDAQPTTQQENTETTTDSMVTETTTQTNIDTTMLDIETTTDSNTESSNKSSTNETNQNIISSIQNRVSDTTIPKKDYFIFGILPNNTVVRKNPNDDVLESLTEASPYIIYGVLPNNTVIRRFPNGTRVPRVMQKIDILPISPWSLRNPYSPIHNNPAIVRPESNPIRVSTNTVTSTDTSNNGTDRLTTDNVNNLQHMTKQIRTEKPSDGTGSAVFKFIPIDEVTLAPQNSNVLKLATKTVTTDISMNTASTVTETNTQTPQVQTSKAEDATTSISITMGTPIITEVTESSTSATTITTTTFAPAITTTEAPTSVFASTTRVPTTSTTESAPITLTTEAATNMPTTVSSTFPPTTIPISTITAEEKKRYQEDTQFLQQLLLGTTDPKNFNIQSNSNLFTDLTTTALPSTTVVSLSARQIEEAKLLQALLSAGQNPIVTNTQRNVKGTVSKTTTSRSIDADLKQLEEDTKFLKALLQATGQNPANFNLPTFDIKTTTRAAVPSTTTTTTTTRPTTTTTVPTTTLGTTTSIDADIKKLKEDTKLLQALLQAVGQNPINNPSPPIITGVTSNVRIASNPLTTSLGSNPTTPINVRPVYTSQSTTQAPPQTLVPRTVLNTLQPTTTEAVRISTTINPRRPTTTRSVRPTTVSARKAQVSGGASTTEMPSTSTFSVEEDLVFLKNLKSVLKANPNNDDPEAALANRIIALAVERSLNEIQTGTSPDVRTGKKIANNVNNVIPTTTPRTTTARTTSTTTTTTTTTTTPSTTTVIASNPSLEADIKQFQEDTKLLQALIKATGQDPSQFNIPTLPPLTNVKVSPNIKPEINTDLKVLSNLLTSPSPLTEQFDSITQKPKRGQTKYNDTTDLPFGAKIAVKDDLQTVQDDAKLLKTLVKLQDVRPTTTQRNKLALTGHTSDEALKKLLQQQSPKSGMVSEATQPPMSLSTEYGKSNDALLAALLKEQGFGPTTASSSDEQIRLSALLNQVVVTPKARRTTTPPPPPPPRRPILDGLAWLWQQWRETAPGPTAARPNRRPSPSASPSVATSAATSNRVNWFGSGPFVGNAEDKPSPNRIPLEPPGAVTSEQTPGRGQLVSAAINVTRAFSQFLGAAIQGAAQTVQSVIRAGQRAASDVYVNGSGGSG from the exons GTGGAAGGCGCATCCAGATATAACAGACGGCAGCCATCGCCGACGGCTGCTGATGTAAGAAGCTCTACAGAAGCAGAACCATCTGAAGCTGCGCCCACTTTCAAACCCAGGAGTAGTAGAAGACAAGAAATACCTCAACGAGCCGTGCAAACAAGGTCTCAATCAAAAAGGCCACTGCAAAGGATAGATGCTTCGACTGAAGCAAATCCAAGCCAACCAAGAGACGAACGTAACGAACGATATGACTCCAAAAGGATTTCTAGTCGAACTCGAAGTAAAAACATCGAAAATATTACTACCGAGACACCTAAACAAAGAGAACCCATTAATCGAAGCAGATCGCGACAAGGAATTCGAAAAACACAATATTCTACACTTCAAAGATCTACAGAAATATCCTCTTCAATTACAGATGATAAATCCGATACGGTTGACAGAATAATCACAGCTAGAAAGGAAAATAATGCTGACAATCAGTTTAGGAGAAGAAGTTCATCAGTTCAAACTGTAGAGGCCGTAGCACCGAAAAAGTTACGAGGTCGTATAAATACGCGACCCAATGCCAGGTCACTTGATCTTGATGTTTCTGGCACAACTAATGGTTTGTCAAGCTTCGAAAAAGAACCCACCACTGCCAGAAATTCAGACTTAAGAAATTCAAGGAAACTGCGTTACAAACAAAGGTTATCGGAAACTGACACCAATTTAACAGGCGAAGGAATCACAGCTTCTAGTGTAGTCGCTCCAGTCAAGTCTAGTCAGAAAAATGAAAGTATTCCTAGTCAATCCGAAATTCAGGCTCCTGTTCAGATTGTATTTGCCGAAACTCAACCAACAATTCAGTCAAGTACGGAAACATTATCTAGTACTCCGGCTAGTACCACGACAAAAGCAACAAAAGTGTTAAAACGACCATTAGCGAGAGGGAAAGTGAATTTTAAACCATCGGCAACTGCACCTAAGGTTCCTTCTACGGACGAAATAAGTGAAGACGACAATTATCCAGAAAGTTTTAAAGCTTTGATTCAGGCAAAAAATGCATCG ACACAAGCGAGCTCTCCAAGCAGTGAGAGTTTGACATTGAAAGCATcacaaaaaatttacaaaacacaTGCAACTTTGTCACAAAGTAACACTGGAACCAGTCAAAACAAAAACTCAAGG TTGCGCCACAAACTAAATACacaagatgaaataaaaaaagatgaaAAGCAGGAAGATAAAATAGTCGTTACTAGTCCCGAACCTGTAAAGGCAAAAAAGCCTGAATTTCGCCCGCGTGGTACTTATAACCCGAGAAGAAGAAAATTGACATCATTCTCTCCAACTACAGTGTCAACGAATTCATTGGACCAAAGTACAGCTAAACcagcatataaatataatagaaaatttaaactgaCCACAACTGAGTCTCCGAAGAAGGAAACCATGGAAAGATCTAGTGTTGAATCTAGCACATCGTTAAAAAAGACTTTTGTAAGGCCAACAGTGTACTATcgaaaaagttttaatagGAAAAGCTCTACCACAGAACGTTCGTCTGAGGAAAAATCCACTAACTCAGAAGTCTCAAATTTAAAACCCAAAATAGTACCAAGAACGTCATATTATTCacgttttagaaataataaaaacaaaacatcatCTGTTGAAGCTTCAAAAGAAGTtatcaatgatactatatccGTAGAATCGAAAACAGAAGACAATGCTGAGATGCCACTAATTTATACACTGTTAAATAATTCCGCGAAAAATAATACTCTTGTATCAGAAAACCAAATAAAGGATAATGAAAGCAaggaaatgtttattattgcaGTGACTAGTAAAGAATCTCAAGAGCAAAACATTGTAAGTGAGACTGTAAATGCCATCGAGGAAAATGGACATAAACTTGTGATTAGTGAAAACCCTACAACAGTCAAGTATCACGCAATTTACAAAGATCCAGACTCTATAAACCGTTTAGAAAACGTAGAACCTACATCTGGGAGTACAACGCCTATTGTCAGAAATCTTCAAACAGGAAGAACAACGCGTAAACGTACTAAATCATATGAAAAGGATATAGATATTCCGAACACAGTTACTCCAAAGAcgcgtgaaaaaaatattagaaaatatggCGACTCCTATTTAAAACCGTCAGAAGAACTATCCAGTGTT ATATCATCTGAGCCTGATAAAGTGAAAGGCAGATTTAGCTCCAAATTTAGAGCTTCTTATTTAGATAAACCATTTTATAAGCCTACAGTTCCATCTGTAACATCAACTACAACT GTAGAGGGAGAAGAAATTGACTTAGGGCCAGACGTGAATGCTATCTCTTTCACTAAGACACGGAGTAAACTTACCTCAGCGGACTTGAAACTTTCAGAGAGTCTTGTCAAACCATCACATATTATGAACGTTGAGGCTACACATCACTCACCGTCAGTTACAGTATCAATATTTGATGCTTTAGCTGAGATTCTTACTTCTACACCCAAACCACGATTATCCTCAACAACAGAAGTATCgcaaaatcaaaatactaataatgATGTAGTAAAACCATTCAACGGCGTGAGTAACAgtattaatgtaaatagtGTCAAAGGCTTTGCGAGTCAAGACACAACAAGTGCTGGTGCCAACACAAATGCTAAACTTGTACAGAACACTGACCAGACACAAAATGTGATTAATCGTTTGTCGGTTGGGGAAAGTACACAACCACTAAACACAGAAGATGGAAAATTTAATCCTGTGAATACATTACCATCTACTCCTTTATCTACTCCCACTCCCACTACTCCTATTTCTGCCAGAAGACCATTTGCCATAAAGGTATTATACTCTGAACAATCTACAGACCAATCTACGACTGCACCTGAACCTACACCAGTTAACATGGCATCGACTGACCTTCCAACAACGGTACATAATACTGTGtctgatattttaatatccagTAATAATATAGTTTCCTCTGAACTAACTAGCATGTTGTcgaataacattaaaaatattatagaaaatatggACAGTGATAGTAAAACTAAACTATCAATGGACATGGCTAAGTTGTTAAAGACACTAATTCCTAGGGCATTAGATAAACTTGCGACCGGAGCTGACAATGTAGACATTATTCCAAATACTACTCCTTACAGTTTGGAAGATATTAAAGATActcaaaatatagatattacaaataatattgatataaatactaGTAGTACCAATATCGTCCAAAATGTAATGAGCGacattattgtaaatactGACAGCAGTATTGGAATGACAGTTAGTCTCACTGAAAATCCCACATCAGCTGTAAATAGCCCAGTAAATACACAACAAACCACTAGCACAGTATCTGTTTCTAGTAGTCAGACGACTTTAACTACTGACATAATGACAGCAACAACTGGTACAACAGCAGAGTTCAAACCAAGTACAACTAATCAAATCAGTAGTACGACATCGTCTGCACTACAAGGTACAGATTCGGTAGATATAAACAGTAGTACAATAGCTAACAGACCCGTACCTATCccatttttgtcaaatttccGTTTATGGGAAGAAACCACAACAACTCCTGTTATACCGATTTCTACTTTATCCCTACcctcaattaataataatcggCCAAAACAGAATCTATCTCCTCTTCAAATATGGGTATTGTCTAAAAAAGCTAGAGTTTTGAAGATGATAGAGGACTTAATCAGACAACACAACAACGAAATAGCGACAGCGACTCCTGTAACCGACTTGATTCAGACTAACAATATTCCACTCTCTAATCGATTgactaaaataatgaattcatTTACTTCAACAACTGAATCAAATGATTCGACAAATGAGACAAATGATCCCACGTCTTCCACAACTATTCCTTCTTCTGTTAATCCTTTGACGATTTCAAAAACACCCAATATGGCCTCTAGCAGTACAAATTCTGGAGTTGATCAAGAAACGATTTCAACAACGACATTACCCTTAGCGACTACAAGCGAAACTTCAGTTTTATCACAAATTGGTGCTATAGAAACTACAACCATggcaacaatattaaataatattgaaagtacCACTATTACTTCCACAACAGATGAGATATTACAAACCACagataagattttaaatagaaatattgatGATGCTCAGCCAACGACTCAACAAGAAAATACGGAAACTACTACAGATTCAATGGTCACAGAAACAACCACACAAACTAACATTGACACTACAATGCTTGATATCGAAACAACGACAGATTCAAATACCGAAAGTAGTAATAAATCTTCTACAAATGAAACTaatcaaaacataatttcaagCATTCAGAACAGGGTTAGTGATACAACAATCCCgaaaaaagattatttcatttttggaATTTTACCTAATAATACAGTGGTACGTAAAAATCCTAACGATGACGTGCTGGAATCATTAACAGAGGCAAGCCCTTACATCATTTACGGCGTACTACCCAATAACACAGTAATACGTAGATTCCCGAATGGGACTAGAGTGCCACGTGTAATGCAAAAAATTGACATACTACCAATCAGTCCATGGAGTTTGCGAAATCCATACAGCCCCATCCATAACAACCCGGCCATTGTACGGCCGGAGTCTAACCCCATCCGAGTATCCACTAATACAGTGACATCCACAGACACCTCAAATAACGGAACGGATCGTTTAACAACAGACAATGTAAATAACCTTCAACACATG ACAAAACAAATACGAACTGAAAAACCTAGTGATGGTACTGGAAGTGcagtattcaaatttattccaATAGACGAAGTAACATTAGCTCCACAAAATTCAAATGTGTTGAAACTGGCTACCAAGACAGTAACAACCGATATATCAATGAATACTGCTTCAACTGTCACAGAGACAAATACACAAACTCCTCAAGTTCAAACTAGTAAGGCTGAAGATGCAACAACATCAATATCTATTACAATGGGAACTCCGATCATAACAGAAGTAACTGAAAGTTCCACGTCGGCAACAACTATAACAACAACTACATTTGCACCTGCAATTACAACAACAGAAGCACCCACATCAGTATTTGCGTCAACCACAAGAGTTCCTACAACAAGTACCACGGAATCAGCTCCAATCACTTTGACTACTGAGGCTGCAACAAATATGCCTACGACAGTAAGTTCAACATTTCCACCGACAACGATACCAATCTCAACAATCACAGCTGAAGAAAAGAAACGTTATCAAGAAGATACTCAATTTTTACAACAATTGTTATTAGGAACAACAGATCCCAAAAACTTTAACATACAAAGCAATTCAAACTTGTTCACTGACTTAACAACAACAGCGTTGCCATCGACTACAGTTGTATCTTTATCAGCCAGACAAATTGAAGAAGCAAAGTTGTTGCAAGCACTTCTTTCAGCTGGTCAAAATCCTATAGTCACAAATACACAGAGAAATGTTAAAGGTACGGTTAGTAAAACAACAACATCAAGGTCAATAGATGCCGATTTAAAGCAGCTGGAAGaagatacaaaatttttaaaagcgCTCCTTCAAGCAACAGGGCAAAATCCTGCCAACTTCAATTTGCCTACATTTGAcattaaaacaacaacaagagCAGCAGTACCTAGTACTACAACAACTACAACTACTACTAGACCAACAACTACTACAACTGTGCCTACAACAACATTAGGAACAACAACTTCAATAGATGCAGatattaaaaagttgaaaGAAGATACTAAACTACTGCAGGCTCTTTTACAAGCGGTTGGCCAAAATCCGATTAACAATCCCAGTCCTCCCATTATAACTGGAGTGACGTCAAATGTGAGAATAGCTTCAAATCCATTGACTACATCTTTAGGATCCAACCCAACGACGCCAATAAATGTGCGGCCTGTTTATACATCGCAAAGTACAACACAGGCTCCTCCACAAACTTTAGTTCCTAGAACCGTTTTAAATACGTTGCAGCCTACAACTACAGAAGCTGTTAGAATATCTACCACTATTAATCCTAGAAGACCAACTACGACCAGAAGCGTGCGTCCTACAACTGTGTCTGCTAGAAAAGCACAAGTCTCAGGTGGGGCATCTACTACTGAAATGCCAAGTACCTCAACATTCTCCGTTGAAGAGGATCTAGtgtttttaaagaatttg aaatctGTTCTAAAAGCAAATCCTAACAACGATGATCCAGAAGCAGCACTTGCTAATCGTATCATTGCTCTAGCTGTAGAAAGGAGCTTGAACGAAATACAAACTGGTACCAGTCCCGACGTCCGAACaggaaaaaaaatagctaATAATGTAAACAACGTAATTCCAACCACAACTCCACGAACAACTACAGCACGCACGACGTCGACTACTACAACCACGACAACAACAACTACTACACCAAGTACTACGACAGTTATAGCGAGTAACCCGTCATTAGAGGCAGACATAAAACAATTCCAAGAAGACACGAAACTACTACAAGCACTTATCAAAGCGACGGGCCAAGACCCATCTCAATTCAATATACCTACTCTACCACCACTTACCAATGTTAAAGTAAGTCCTAATATTAAACCAGAGATAAATACAGATTTGAAAGTACTTTCGAATTTGCTTACATCGCCATCGCCACTAACAGAACAATTTGACTCTATAACACAAAAACCTAAAAGAGGACAAACGAAATATAATGATACGACTGACCTGCCTTTTGGTGCAAAAATAGCTGTGAAAGATGACTTACAGACTGTACAAGATGACgcaaagttattaaaaactcTGGTGAAATTGCAGGACGTCCGGCCGACAACTACACAAAGGAACAAATTAGCTCTTACAG GTCACACATCAGACGAAGCTCTAAAGAAATTACTGCAACAGCAGTCGCCAAAGTCAGGCATGGTGTCCGAAGCGACCCAACCACCTATGTCGCTGAGTACGGAGTATGGGAAGAGCAATGACGCGTTACTGGCAGCGTTGCTCAAAGAACAGGGGTTCGGTCCCACCACGGCAAGTTCTTCTGATGAACAAATCAGACTATCT GCTTTACTGAACCAAGTGGTGGTAACACCGAAGGCCAGACGGACTACGACACCGCCTCCACCACCGCCGCCAAGGAGGCCTATCTTAGATGGGTTAGCGTGGCTCTGGCAGCAGTGGAGGGAAACAGCTCCAGGTCCCACCGCGGCCAGGCCTAATAGAAGACCTAGCCCTTCTGCAAGTCCATCAGTAGCTACATCTGCAGCCACAAGCAATAGGGTCAACTGGTTCGGCTCAGGACCTTTCGTCGGCAATGCTGAGGATAAACCATCACCCAACAGA ATACCCCTGGAGCCCCCTGGCGCGGTGACGTCAGAGCAGACGCCAGGGAGAGGCCAGCTGGTGTCAGCTGCTATCAATGTGACGAGAGCCTTCTCTCAATTCCTAGGAGCCGCCATTCAG GGCGCAGCTCAGACGGTGCAGAGCGTGATCCGAGCGGGGCAGCGCGCGGCGTCGGACGTGTATGTGAATGGCTCGGGTGGATCCGGATAA